The nucleotide window CGATATATCTTGAAGTATAAGGACGGTCACCTTCTTCCATCTGACAATATTTTAGGTAATTCTTTACTCCCTGAGGAAACTTGATGTAGTTTCCTTCATTAATGGAATAAATTTTACCTGTTTTGGGGAAAGTCATGTTTGGATGAGAAAGATAATAAGTTCCTAAAGATGGATCCAGTGTAAATCCGTTTACTCCGTTTCCTGTTGTATAAACGATCATTGTGGATGAACCGTAAATAACATATCCCGCTGCAATCTGGTTAACTCCTTTCTGTAAAAAGTCCTCCAGTTGTACAGGTGTTCCCGGCTCTGTAACTCTTCTGTAGATGGAGAAAATAGTTCCTACAGAAACATTAACATCAATATTGGAAGATCCGTCCAAGGGATCAATTAGCACCACATATTTGCTTAAATGTCCGTTTTCACCACATTTGATATCAATAAAGTCATCATTTTCCTCAGATGCAATCCCACAAACCACCTCTCTCTGAGACAAAGACGTAATAAAAATTTCGTTGGCGATCACATCAAGCTTCTGCTGTTCTTCTCCCTGAATATTCTGGTTTCCTGCAGCTCCTGTTATATCTACAATTCCGGCTTTATTTACTTCTCTGTTTACCACTTTCGAAGCCAATCTTATTGCACTTAGAAGACGAGAGAATTCACCTGTAGAATACTGAAAATCGTCCTGCTTATCTATAAGAAATTC belongs to Chryseobacterium gleum and includes:
- the fbp gene encoding class 1 fructose-bisphosphatase, which produces MSNQPLQTLGEFLIDKQDDFQYSTGEFSRLLSAIRLASKVVNREVNKAGIVDITGAAGNQNIQGEEQQKLDVIANEIFITSLSQREVVCGIASEENDDFIDIKCGENGHLSKYVVLIDPLDGSSNIDVNVSVGTIFSIYRRVTEPGTPVQLEDFLQKGVNQIAAGYVIYGSSTMIVYTTGNGVNGFTLDPSLGTYYLSHPNMTFPKTGKIYSINEGNYIKFPQGVKNYLKYCQMEEGDRPYTSRYIGSLVADFHRNMLKGGIYIYPSYSQAPNGKLRLLYECNPMAFLAEQAGGKATDGFRRILEVEPTELHQRIPFFCGSVEMVEKAEEFMRIDSVK